From Mus musculus strain C57BL/6J chromosome 17, GRCm38.p6 C57BL/6J, the proteins below share one genomic window:
- the Prss27 gene encoding serine protease 27 precursor, which translates to MRQPHIAALLLLPLLLRSGTEGARTLRACGHPKMFNRMVGGENALEGEWPWQVSIQRNGIHFCGGSLIAPTWVLTAAHCFSNTSDISIYQVLLGALKLQQPGPHALYVPVKQVKSNPQYQGMASSADVALVELQGPVTFTNYILPVCLPDPSVIFESGMNCWVTGWGSPSEQDRLPNPRVLQKLAVPIIDTPKCNLLYNKDVESDFQLKTIKDDMLCAGFAEGKKDACKGDSGGPLVCLVDQSWVQAGVISWGEGCARRNRPGVYIRVTSHHKWIHQIIPELQFQGRAGTQQQQKDSQGQQRLAGNSAPCLAAHAMVLALGALLLRIV; encoded by the exons ATGAGGCAGCCCCACATCGctgccctgctgctgctgccgctgctgctcaGATCTG GGACTGAAGGGGCCAGGACTCTGAGAG CCTGTGGGCATCCAAAGATGTTCAACCGGATGGTGGGCGGGGAGAACGCCTTAGAAGGTGAGTGGCCCTGGCAGGTCAGCATCCAGCGCAACGGAATCCACTTCTGTGGGGGCAGTCTCATCGCACCAACATGGGTCCTCACTGCTGCACACTGCTTCTCCAA CACTTCGGACATATCCATATACCAGGTCCTGCTGGGGGCACTGAAGCTGCAGCAGCCAGGACCACACGCCTTGTATGTCCCCGTGAAGCAGGTGAAAAGCAATCCTCAGTACCAAGGCATGGCCTCCAGTGCCGACGTGGCTCTGGTGGAGCTGCAGGGGCCGGTGACCTTCACCAATTACATCCTTCCTGTGTGCCTTCCTGATCCCTCGGTCATCTTTGAGTCGGGCATGAACTGCTGGGTCACTGGCTGGGGCAGCCCCAGTGAACAAG ACCGACTACCCAACCCACGGGTCCTGCAGAAACTTGCTGTGCCCATCATTGACACGCCCAAGTGCAACCTGCTGTACAACAAAGATGTTGAGTCTGACTTCCAGCTCAAAACCATCAAGGATGACATGCTGTGTGCAGGCTTCGCAGAGGGCAAGAAGGACGCCTGTAAG GGTGACTCTGGAGGCCCACTGGTGTGCCTTGTGGACCAGTCGTGGGTGCAGGCTGGGGTGATCAGCTGGGGAGAGGGTTGTGCCCGTCGGAATCGCCCAGGTGTCTACATCCGTGTGACTTCTCATCACAAATGGATCCACCAAATCATCCCAGAACTGCAGTTTCAGGGGAGAGCAGGCACCCAGCAGCAACAAAAAGACTCCCAAGGTCAGCAGCGCCTGGCGGGGAACTCCGCCCCTTGCCTGGCTGCCCATGCAATGGTGCTGGCCCTGGGAGCACTGCTGCTCAGGATCGTCTAG